A region of Vitis vinifera cultivar Pinot Noir 40024 chromosome 13, ASM3070453v1 DNA encodes the following proteins:
- the LOC104877883 gene encoding mediator of RNA polymerase II transcription subunit 15a, protein MNNQRPAQARPVMDFSPGSRQPMINKIMDKLKKHVPVSRPVELNELRKAAERFENKIYSASRSQLEYIRKLSLKMLELETKSFNVAINSLPSSPAARSRQSLRSRL, encoded by the exons ATGAATAATCAGAGACCTGCTCAGGCTCGACCTGTCATGGATTTTTCTCCTGGTTCACGCCAGCCGATGATCAACAAAAT CATGGACAAGTTGAAGAAACATGTTCCTGTTTCTAGACCAGTGGAACTGAATGAGCTAAGGAAAGCTGCTGAAAGGTTTGAAAACAAGATTTATTCTGCTTCAAGATCGCAG CTTGAGTATATCCGGAAACTATCTTTGAAGATGCTGGAATTGGAGACAAAATCTTTTAATGTTGCAATCAATTCTCTGCCATCCAGCCCTGCTGCTCGCAGCCGACAATCCCTCAGATCCAG
- the LOC100243707 gene encoding mediator of RNA polymerase II transcription subunit 15a, whose amino-acid sequence MTFRIRKARVSLKLPSHPTHSQSQDTNNQRPAQAEPVMDGGDWKTHLSADSRHRIVNKIMETLKRHLPVYGPEGLHELRKIAERFEEKIYSAATSQSDYLRKISLKMLTMETKSFNAATNSLPSNSAGHSKKSSARKKSLRSRL is encoded by the exons ATGACATTCCGAATCAGAAAGGCTAGGGTTTCGCTAAAACTGCCCTCTCATCCCACTCATTCCCAGTCCCAG GACACAAATAATCAGAGACCTGCTCAGGCTGAACCTGTCATGGATGGAGGTGATTGGAAGACTCATCTTTCTGCTGATTCACGCCATAGGATTGTCAATAAAAT CATGGAGACATTGAAGAGACATCTTCCTGTTTATGGACCAGAGGGACTGCATGAGCTAAGGAAAATTGCTGAAAGGTTTGAGGAAAAGATTTATTCTGCTGCCACAAGCCAG TCTGATTACCTCCGGAAAATATCTTTGAAGATGCTGACAATGGAAACAAAATCTTTTAATGCTGCAACCAATTCTCTGCCATCCAACTCTGCTGGTCACAGCAAGAAATCCTCTGCTAGGAAAAAATCCCTCAGATCCAG ACTCTGA
- the LOC104877882 gene encoding uncharacterized protein LOC104877882, with the protein MAFPIGRAGVSLRLSSHSTCSQFQRPAQAELVMDGRDWETHLSRESRLRIVNSISDTLRRHLPVSGPEVLRQLWKIAERFEEKIYSAATSESDYLRKISLKMLAIEAAMKESHRFSMDMLKRHLPVSGPEELCEIRKITEKFEEKIYSAATSESDYLRKIPLKALAMETKCFNPATNSLPFNYFAHRSRI; encoded by the exons ATGGCATTCCCAATCGGAAGAGCTGGGGTTTCACTGCGACTATCCTCTCATTCCACTTGCTCCCAGTTCCAG AGACCTGCTCAGGCTGAACTTGTCATGGATGGACGTGATTGGGAGACTCATCTTTCTCGTGAATCTCGCCTCAGGATTGTCAACAGTAT ATCGGATACGTTGAGGAGACATCTTCCTGTTTCTGGACCAGAGGTACTACGTCAGCTATGGAAAATTGCTGAAAGGTTTGAGGAAAAGATTTATTCTGCTGCCACAAGTGAG TCTGATTACCTCCGGAAAATATCTTTGAAAATGCTGGCAATAGAGGCTGCTATGAAAGAATCCCATAGATTCAG CATGGACATGTTGAAGAGACATCTTCCTGTTTCTGGACCAGAGGAATTGTGTGAGATAAGGAAAATTACTGAAAAGTTTGAGGAAAAGATTTATTCTGCTGCCACAAGCGAG TCTGATTACCTCCGGAAAATACCTCTGAAAGCGCTAGCAATGGAGACAAAATGTTTTAATCCTGCAACCAATTCTCTACCATTCAACTATTTTGCTCACAGATCCAG AATCTAA